In a genomic window of Gossypium arboreum isolate Shixiya-1 chromosome 9, ASM2569848v2, whole genome shotgun sequence:
- the LOC108457524 gene encoding protein EXORDIUM-like 3 — protein MHQFPVLLSLIAVSVLLMVTPVIGYRPWPHLKPNSSDLTLGSSKKFEGSSEFVQMRYHMGPVLTANITVHIVWYGRWKKSQKKIIREFINSISAVDAKHPSVAGWWKTVQLYTDQTGANISHTVHLGEEKNDRFYSHGKKLTRLSIQSVIKSAVTASTKPLPINPRSGLFLLLTSDDVYVQDFCGQVCGFHYFTFPSIVGYTLPYAWVGNSAKLCPGVCAYPFAVPKYMTGFKPLKSPNGDVGVDGMISVIGHEIAELATNPLVNAWYAGQDPVAPVEIADLCEGIYGTGGGGSYTGQLLNDKDGATFNMNGIRRRYLVQWVWNHILNYCTGPNALDQ, from the coding sequence ATGCACCAATTTCCGGTGCTTCTCAGCCTCATCGCAGTGTCTGTACTGCTGATGGTAACTCCAGTCATTGGGTACCGTCCATGGCCTCACTTAAAACCCAACAGCTCCGATTTAACGTTGGGAAGCTCCAAGAAATTCGAGGGCTCATCAGAGTTCGTCCAAATGAGATACCATATGGGACCAGTTCTCACCGCCAACATCACCGTACACATAGTTTGGTACGGCCGATGGAAAAAATCTCAGAAGAAGATCATCCGTGAGTTCATCAACTCAATCTCCGCCGTTGATGCCAAGCACCCTTCTGTTGCCGGCTGGTGGAAGACCGTACAACTTTATACGGACCAAACGGGCGCCAACATCTCCCATACTGTGCATTTAGGGGAAGAGAAGAACGACCGATTTTACTCGCACGGGAAAAAACTGACGCGCTTGTCGATTCAGTCGGTGATAAAAAGCGCGGTGACAGCGAGTACAAAGCCGTTGCCGATAAACCCCAGGAGCGGGCTTTTCCTCTTGCTCACATCCGATGACGTTTACGTCCAGGATTTTTGCGGCCAAGTATGTGggttccattatttcacattccCATCCATCGTGGGTTACACGCTCCCATACGCATGGGTGGGGAACTCGGCGAAGCTTTGCCCGGGGGTATGCGCTTATCCCTTCGCTGTGCCGAAATACATGACGGGGTTCAAGCCGTTAAAGTCACCCAACGGTGACGTAGGAGTGGACGGGATGATAAGCGTGATCGGACACGAAATTGCTGAACTGGCAACTAACCCGTTGGTGAACGCTTGGTATGCCGGCCAAGACCCAGTGGCACCGGTGGAAATAGCGGATTTATGTGAGGGTATTTATGGAACTGGAGGTGGTGGATCTTACACGGGACAACTATTGAACGATAAAGATGGTGCCACGTTTAACATGAACGGGATCAGACGGAGGTACTTGGTTCAGTGGGTTTGGAATCATATCCTCAATTACTGTACTGGGCCTAATGCACTTGATcagtaa